The DNA segment AACGATAGCTCCCAGCCTTTGTTTTTTACTTCACCTGCATTAACCGGAACATCTGATTCAAAACCACCAATAAGTGGCAATGTAGGTAACAGAATAATATCTTTTGTTAACTTATCATAGTAGTCAAAGGTTAGTTCCAGTCTGTTGTTTTTGAGCAGGCCCAGGTCCAATCCAATGTCCAGCATATTTACAGACTCCCAGGTAATGTTTGGATTACCATATGTTGTCTCCACACCACTGGAGTTGTTAATAAGTGTCTGGTAACGATATAAACCTATATTGTCATTACCGAGCTTACCATAAGATCCACGGATTTTAAGGTTATTGATCAAACGGCTATCCTTCAGGAAATTTTCATTGTGAAGGTTCCAGCCCAAAGCTACAGAAGGGAACACACCAAATTTATTACCTGGCCCAAAACGGGAAGAACCATCTGTACGTACAGTACCTTCCAGCAGGTACCGGTCTTTATAAGAATAATTCAGTTTTGCATAGCCAGACATAATAGAAAACACATCCCAGGCACCACTATTATTTTCTTCCTGTGAATAACCTGCCAATGCAAATATCCTGTGATCGTTTAGGTTAAGGGTATAGTCTGCGGTTAATCCGGCATAATAATAGGTAGTTCTTGCCATGGTAGTAGTTCTTTGCAGCGCCCATGTTCTAAGCAGGTTACCTGTAAAATAATCAAAATGGTTAAAATTCTCCCGGGTATCCCGCGTCACATCACTGTTCAAACGGAAACTAAACTGCCCTTTCAGGTTAAAATTTTTAAACATTTCCCATTTTGGCTGTAAATTGATACTGGTCTGTCCAAATTCAGCAGCTCTTTTACCTCCAACTTCTGTATAGGCCAAGGGATTTACGATATCCACATGTTGTCCGTAAAAAGTACGGCCATCCTTTACTGGAAACTTAGGGATTATTGTAGGCGGAACCCTGTACATATCCTCTAAAAGCCTGTTGCCTGTATTTCCACTTGCGCTTAACCTGTTTGGCTGCTGGGTGTCTCTTTTTATGGCAAGAAGATCCAGGTTCACCTGAAACTTATCACTCAAAGAGATCGTAGTATTTGCACGGATATTAAAGCGTTTCATATTACTTAAAGGAATGATCCCTTTTTGATACGTATAATTTCCGGTTAATGCAAAACGGGCAACACTGCTTCCCCCGCTTAAAGAAATGGAGTTACTGGTAATAGGTGCTGCATCATCAATCAGCATATCCAGCCAGTTGGTATTGGCAAAAGCTTTACCATTATTTGCTACCGGGTCCATTCCGTTTCTGGTATTGTCTATCTGTTCCTGCGTAAATGGCAAAGCATTGGTAGGATTATTATTATAGCTGGCCTCATTGTACATACGCATATAAGTAGGTGCATCTACGGTGTTGGGCAATGCCGATGCATGCTGCACGCCATAATAACCATCATAAACTACAGATACCTTTCCTGCAACCCCTCGTTTTGTAGTCACAACAATTACCCCATTTGCACCTCTTGAGCCATAGCTTGAAGCAGCAGCAGCATCTTTCAATACTGTAACACTCTCTACAGTAACCGGATCAATATGGTTCATGTCCATAGGGATACCATCCACCAGCACCAATGGATCTGAATTGCCTAATGTACTGATCCCACGGATCTTAATGGCTGCTGCGTCACCACCGGGCAAGCCCGATGCCTGGGTTACATTTAAACCTGTAACCCCTCCCTGTAAAGACTGGGACAAAGTGGTGATCGGTTTCCCTTCTATATTCGATTTTACATTTAATGAAGCAACAGAACTTGCTATATGCTTCTTCTGCTGTTCATTTAAACCAACCACAACAATCTCATTGAGGGCCGAAACATTCTCCTTCAATGATATATTAAGGCTTCGGTCTGTTTTTAAAACGGTATATTCATAGCTTAAAAAGCTGATCATAGAAAAAACAAGTATATCGTTTTTCTTTGCCTGAATGGTAAAATAGCCGTCACCATCTGTCGAAGTACCGGTAGTAGAGCCTTTAATCCGGATGCTTACCCCTGGTAGTGCGCTTGGTGGTTCATGTGTATCATATACACGCCCCCGAATGGTTAATAAACTATCCTGAACAATATTGCTCTCCCCCCTTTCTTTGGAAACGATAACAATCTGTCTCCCCGAAATGGTATACGACAAACCACTATCCTTAAGTGCTTTATCTAAAATTTCTTTAACAGTCTTGTTGTTTAGTTTCAGGTTCAGCTCTTCATACTTATTTAATTTAATGAAATCATCTTTATAAATGATGAGATAATCACTTTGCTTCTGAATTTGTTGAAACAGCTCAGGTAAGTTGCCTTTTATAAGATCTATATTCATCCGGAGCTGAGCGTATGTATTTGCATAAGTGGTCATCATTCCCATCCATAATAAAACCACCGTAACTTTCATAGTTCTTATTATTTTAGTTTTGAGCCTTAAATACGATGCATGAGGTTCACATACATGAAGTTTTTTCATATTTTTGTTAATGAGTTAAATAATAGCTTGAATTGGTTATTGTTTGAAGGAGATGTTGGCGCATCTCCTTTTTTGTTCCATAGTTAGCGTTTCTTCAGTTCCAACCTCCTTTCTACACCGTTGTATATATATGGTGTTCCCTCACATAAAATATTCAATACGTCATCAGCACTGCGCTGAAAATAAAGTGGTCCGGTAAATTTTTCATCAGACAGATCCAGCCCCTGTGTGCTGATCGCTATATTGTAATACCTGGCTACCCGCTGTACGATCACATCTAAAGGTTCACTGTTCACATTCACAAAACCATCTTTCCAGGATTGGAACTCCCCCGTCTTAACTTCCGATATTGAAAGTTTATTGGCTTTAAGGTCGTAATTGATCCGTTGGCCCGGAACCAGTTTACGTTCTACCTTATTTAGCCAGTTTCCAGTCGAAAAAGCAATACTTCCATGAACCAGCACTGCGTAATTATCGGTGCTGTCCGTATTGGAGCTTACATAAAATTCAGTTCCCAGCACCTTAATGTCCATTTTGTCTGCATGTACAAAAAACGGGTGTTCCTTATCGTGCGTAACATCAAAATAAGCTTCTCCTTCTAGATAAACTTCTCTCTTATCGCCAGAAAATGCAACCGGATAAATTAATCTGGATCCGGAGTTCAGCCATACTTTCGTACCGTCCGGGAGTTTAATTACCGAGCGTTGGGCATTGCCAACTACAAGTGTATTGAAATCATTTGCGGTAATGATATTTTCTTCCTCATTTACAGCTGACTCCAGACCAGGGGTATGCTGTTGTAAAGACCGCTTACCACCGCCTGCATTCTTTTTGCTCACATTCTGTGCTGCAAAATCCAGTAATCTATGGGTAGGTGTATTCTTTTCATACTGCCATACGCCTATGCCCAGCACAAATAGCAACGCCGCTGCTGCCTGCAGAAACTTTTTCCAATTGTATATTTTAGATCTGGCTGCCGTCTGCTCCTCAATCCGCTCCCAAAGCTGGGCAGCCTCTAATTCAGGTATTTTTTCCCGGCCCGCAGCCTTCACAGTAGCTTTTATTTCATGGGCAAGCTCACGTTCACTGTCGGAAATGAATTTTTGCTGATCTTCCGGAACACGGTCTGACAAAAAATCCTCGGCTTTATAATTATTCTTCGAATCCATTTATACTTTCAATAGTATCTTACAGAGTGAAGAACTTATATTTTATAGACGCGTAAATTAAAAATAATGCAAATAATATTTAAAAGACTTTATGCCAGTATTTTATAAAGATGGTTCACAACCATGCGTTCCCGTAATTGTTTTACCCCCCTATATACAAGTGTACGGCAGGTCTCTAAGGAAACATTCATAACCACAGCAATTTCCTCATAGTCCAGCTCTGCATTAAACCTAAGGTACAAAGCTTCCTTTTGGCGGCTGGGCAGCAATTCCAGCTGTTTGTTTAGTTTTAACAAAAGTTCAGACTGCTGCTCATCACTTATGATCTGCTCTTCAATACTGGAAGAAAGTAAAAAAGGCACTTCAAAACTATGATTTGCTTCTGCTGCCTTCTTTTTCAATACCAAACAAATTTTACGCTTTAATGAGGTAAAGAGATATGATTTTACATTTACTTCGGGGGCAAGTGTCTTCCGGTATTTAAAAAGGTCTACAAACAAATCCTGAATACCATCTTTAACCAGCTCGGTATCCTCTGTGAACCTAAGACCGAAAGCATACAGAGCATCTGCAAACTGTTTATACAGCAAATTCAAAGCATTCGCATCACCATCAATGAATGAAGTCCATAAATTTCTATCTGAGTCTTTAAACATCATTCATTAGTTTATGTAAAACAATGTTACTGCTAAGTAAATCTGGTTAGTTTCATTGGTTTTAAACAGCATATCAATATTAAGAAAAATAATTTAAAACCTTTATTTTTTTATGTTGCAAACCTAGCTTAAATCGATAACCTTAACCCTAACTCCCTGTTAAGAATTCATTAAGTCTTACATAAAAATCCCCGGCTTTAATTAAAAGCCGGGGATTAAGTTTATGGATATTCAAAATTATCAGAGCTGTACAATCTTACCCGTTTTTACCGACTCATCACAGGCAAAAGCAATCTTTAAACTGTTTATGGCATCATCTGTAGGATTGGTCAGATCAATATCTTCAAGAATTGCTTTCAGAAAATACCGCTGCTCCCTGTTACAGAGCTCCTGATGGTCCGGCTCATCTTTCAGGTCAACCCAGCTATCAGGTTTTGCAAAACCTCCTTCGCTATCCAGATCTGCATAATGAACTTTGATAGATTCTGTTTTCGTATGTGCATCTACTTCATCCGATTTTCCCGCTGCTCCTGCTTCTTTAGCTACAATAGAAACTGAACCTTTCGGCCCGATCACATCTTTCACAAAAAAGGCGGTCTCGCTCATCATTGGCCCCCAACCCGCTTCGTACCAGCCTACAGAACCATCCTCAAAACGAATCTGCAGCTGTCCGTAGTTATAATTCCATTCCGGAATATCATTCGTCAGCCTTGCGCCTACAGCGCTAACCTGAACCGGCTTTGAGCGCGTCATCTGGCACATCACATCAATATAATGTACACCACAATCTACTATCGGGCTCAGGCTCTTCATCAGGTTACGGTGTACCATCCATTTGGCACCCTGACTTTGCTGGTTCAGGTTCATCCGCATCACCAGGGGCTTGCCCATACCCGATGAAAGTTCTATAAAACGCTCCCATGACGGGTGATACCGTAAAATATAACCTACAAGTAATTTTCTGCCATATTTTTTAGCCGCATCTGCCACACGTTGAGAACCTTCAACAGAGTCTGCCAATGGTTTTTCTATAAATACATGAGCCCCACTTTCCATCGCCTTGATGGCAAAAGCTTCATGCGTATCCGGATAAGTAGAAATACAAACAGCATCTGGTTTGGTATGGGCTAAAGCCTCATAATAATCACTGAACAGCGGATAACCACCCCCAAGTTTTTCATTCAGTACCACCTTGCTGTTCCCAGTTGATACAATACCACATATTTCAAATCCTTCGAGTAAATGATATGCAGTGGCATGGGACGCACCCATATTTCCACATCCTACTACCAGCACCCTAAGGCTTTTTGTTTCTAACGACATTTCTTCTAAATAACAGTTATATACCTAAACTCCAGCCCTTACGATATTCGCGTTTCACGTACTGGTTTACTTCATCAAAATTTGTAACCTTTAAATTTTCTTTATCCCAGATCAGCTTAATGTCCCTGCCCGGATAAGCAATTTTACCATCAGCTTTTGGCCTGGGAACGTCAGTACCCCTGATAGCCAGATTGGCAATCAAAAGGGTTTCTGTGAGTGGCCCGGCAATATCAAACGGAGAACTTAGCTCTATTTTACCATAACCGGCAATAGCCGCTTCGGCCCATTGTGTATAATGCCCATCAACATCGCCCGGAACACGTGCCAGTGTCTTTTTGGTATGAACCTTCTCGTTGCGTGATAACGGCAATAATTTAGGGTTTGCCCCATATACCCCACACATCATTTTTCCTTTAGTACCTTCAAAAAGTACCCCGTTGTCGCCAAATGTTTCGTTTGGTGCCAGCTCTTCGGGCCTTTCAGGTTTAATGCCACCATCCATCCAGTGCAGTTTAAGGTTACCTTTTGTTTTTTTTGTTTTCTCAAAGTTCATGATCACATGACTTGAAGGAGGGCAGCTATCCGGATAATAACCTCTCTTAAATTCGTCCAGATACAGGGTACCTACGCTGCATTGTACATCCAGCGGAGTACCCAGCCCCAGTACCTTAACAGGAGGTTCAACAAGGTGCGCGCCCATATCTCCTATTGCACCGGTACCATAATCCCACCAGCCCCTCCAGTTAAACGGAACAAGCTTTTCTATATAAGGTTTAAACGGCGCAGTCCCGAGCCACAGGTCCCAGTCCAGTGTTGAAGGAATTACACCAGGTGTAGATGGCCAAAGTAAACCCTGAGGCCATGTTGGGCGGTTGGTCCAGCAATAAACTGTATGTACTTTACCGATTACACCGGCATCAAGCCATTCCTGAAGCTGACGCACACCTTCACCAGATGAACCCTGGTTTCCCATTTGTGTAACTACCTTATACCGTTCAGCAGCTTCTCTCAGTTTACGCGCTTCATAAATATCATGTGTCAAAGGTTTTTCCACATAAACATGCTTGCCCAGCTGCATTGCAGCCATCGCAATCAGGGCATGGTTATGGTCCGGAGTAGAAACTACTACAGCATCAATACGCTTTCCTTCTTTGTCCAGCATTTCCCTGTAATCTTTATAGTATTTCGCTTTTGGAAAGTTCTTAACCGTAGTAGCAGCCCTCGCATCGTCTACATCACATAGAAATGCAATTTCAGATTTACCCCCATTATAAATTTTGGCAATATTACTTTGTCCCTTTCCTCCAACACCAACAGCTGCAACCATTAACCTGTCACTGGGCGCTAAAAAACCCTTACCACCCAATACATGCCGGGGCACAATCATAAATCCTGCTGCCGCCAGTGCAGTGGTCTTGATAAAATTTCGTCTTGAATTACCTGCTGTTAAATCTTTTTTATCTACAGTCATAATCTGTTTTATAATTACAATATTTATTATTTCTTTTTACTCAGGTCCTTAATCCTGATGTTTTTAAACTGTACCGGTGAACCATGTCCCAGAAAACCGATATGTCCGCTTTCACGTAACAAACCCGGATGTGGCTTTCCATCAGCTGCACCATTTTTTCTTGCATCAGTAATGTCCCCGTCCAAAATCACAGTTCCATTCAGGATCACCTTAATTTTAGGCCCATTCACTACAACTTCTTCATAATTCCACTCGCCAACAGGTTTCAGAAAACCTCTTTTTGCAGGGATAGTTCCATAAACAGAACCGTGGTACTGATAAACATGCAGGTTTTTATACATCGGTGCCTCATTGTCAAGTATCTGCAGCTCCATACCTTGATAAGCAGCATCCCCTGTCAGTGGTGCCCTGATCCCCAACCCATTGTTTGCACCAGGTGTTAACTGAAATTCAAAGCGGAATATAAAATCACTGAATTCTTCCTTGGTAAATAAATTACCTCCAGATCCTTTTCCTGGTCTCGGGCGAATGGAAATGTTTCCATCTTCAATGATATAATCTGTTGTATTTCCGGTCCAGTTGTGCATATTGGTACCATCAAACAGTACTTTATAGCCTTCTTTCTTCTCCTGGGCACTCAATTCAAAAGGTTTTACACGGGGAATTTCCCTGATGTATATGTCACGATAGGCCACAGGCGATCCATGTGCCTGCAGTTCTATCTGTTCTTCTGCAAAGATTGGAAGATTTCTGTCCCAGTAATTCTCCAAAATCACATTGTCCGTTACCAGTTCTCCGTTTAAATAAACGGTAACCCTATCACCTTTCATTAAAATACGGAAGGTATTCCATTCATCCAGCTTATTGTCGGCAACCTTAAGGGGTTTGCTCTCATATACTTTATTGTTGTATAATCCACCGGAACCTACCTGTGCTCCGGATTTTACCCTGGCAGTATCCCAGATCTGTACTTGCGGCGAACCACGAAGATAGATACCAGCATCTCCGTTACCTTTTTTGTCATCTATAATTTTCCAGTCTACCAGCATTTCAAAATCACCATATTGCTTTACAGTAGCCAGGTTATTTCCATGGCTCATAAAATGCAGTTCACCATTCATCGGTTTCCAGCTTTCTTTTGCTTCGGCGTCAGCCTTTACCTGTGCATCGGCCAGGCTCTTGGCATCCATTTTCGATCTTTTTATCGGATTCTCCACCAAACCTTTCCATCCGCTCAGGTCAGTTCCGTTAAACATCGATACAAAACCTTCTCCTGCAGGCATTTCTGCAAGGTATTTACGCATGGCTTCCTTCTGATACTCGCTGTCACCTCCTTTTATTGTACCAATCGCTTTATTCAGCAGGTCTTTCACAATGGTTCCCCTGTATGATTTAT comes from the Pedobacter heparinus DSM 2366 genome and includes:
- a CDS encoding Gfo/Idh/MocA family protein; this translates as MSLETKSLRVLVVGCGNMGASHATAYHLLEGFEICGIVSTGNSKVVLNEKLGGGYPLFSDYYEALAHTKPDAVCISTYPDTHEAFAIKAMESGAHVFIEKPLADSVEGSQRVADAAKKYGRKLLVGYILRYHPSWERFIELSSGMGKPLVMRMNLNQQSQGAKWMVHRNLMKSLSPIVDCGVHYIDVMCQMTRSKPVQVSAVGARLTNDIPEWNYNYGQLQIRFEDGSVGWYEAGWGPMMSETAFFVKDVIGPKGSVSIVAKEAGAAGKSDEVDAHTKTESIKVHYADLDSEGGFAKPDSWVDLKDEPDHQELCNREQRYFLKAILEDIDLTNPTDDAINSLKIAFACDESVKTGKIVQL
- a CDS encoding FecR family protein encodes the protein MDSKNNYKAEDFLSDRVPEDQQKFISDSERELAHEIKATVKAAGREKIPELEAAQLWERIEEQTAARSKIYNWKKFLQAAAALLFVLGIGVWQYEKNTPTHRLLDFAAQNVSKKNAGGGKRSLQQHTPGLESAVNEEENIITANDFNTLVVGNAQRSVIKLPDGTKVWLNSGSRLIYPVAFSGDKREVYLEGEAYFDVTHDKEHPFFVHADKMDIKVLGTEFYVSSNTDSTDNYAVLVHGSIAFSTGNWLNKVERKLVPGQRINYDLKANKLSISEVKTGEFQSWKDGFVNVNSEPLDVIVQRVARYYNIAISTQGLDLSDEKFTGPLYFQRSADDVLNILCEGTPYIYNGVERRLELKKR
- a CDS encoding RNA polymerase sigma factor; its protein translation is MMFKDSDRNLWTSFIDGDANALNLLYKQFADALYAFGLRFTEDTELVKDGIQDLFVDLFKYRKTLAPEVNVKSYLFTSLKRKICLVLKKKAAEANHSFEVPFLLSSSIEEQIISDEQQSELLLKLNKQLELLPSRQKEALYLRFNAELDYEEIAVVMNVSLETCRTLVYRGVKQLRERMVVNHLYKILA
- a CDS encoding TonB-dependent receptor, with the translated sequence MKVTVVLLWMGMMTTYANTYAQLRMNIDLIKGNLPELFQQIQKQSDYLIIYKDDFIKLNKYEELNLKLNNKTVKEILDKALKDSGLSYTISGRQIVIVSKERGESNIVQDSLLTIRGRVYDTHEPPSALPGVSIRIKGSTTGTSTDGDGYFTIQAKKNDILVFSMISFLSYEYTVLKTDRSLNISLKENVSALNEIVVVGLNEQQKKHIASSVASLNVKSNIEGKPITTLSQSLQGGVTGLNVTQASGLPGGDAAAIKIRGISTLGNSDPLVLVDGIPMDMNHIDPVTVESVTVLKDAAAASSYGSRGANGVIVVTTKRGVAGKVSVVYDGYYGVQHASALPNTVDAPTYMRMYNEASYNNNPTNALPFTQEQIDNTRNGMDPVANNGKAFANTNWLDMLIDDAAPITSNSISLSGGSSVARFALTGNYTYQKGIIPLSNMKRFNIRANTTISLSDKFQVNLDLLAIKRDTQQPNRLSASGNTGNRLLEDMYRVPPTIIPKFPVKDGRTFYGQHVDIVNPLAYTEVGGKRAAEFGQTSINLQPKWEMFKNFNLKGQFSFRLNSDVTRDTRENFNHFDYFTGNLLRTWALQRTTTMARTTYYYAGLTADYTLNLNDHRIFALAGYSQEENNSGAWDVFSIMSGYAKLNYSYKDRYLLEGTVRTDGSSRFGPGNKFGVFPSVALGWNLHNENFLKDSRLINNLKIRGSYGKLGNDNIGLYRYQTLINNSSGVETTYGNPNITWESVNMLDIGLDLGLLKNNRLELTFDYYDKLTKDIILLPTLPLIGGFESDVPVNAGEVKNKGWELSLNYNDRIGQYVNISFRPGLSYNKNEVQKLQGGDIVTTTTISRVGGPINGIFGYRTDGLLQVSDFDGSGNPLIPILSNAKPGDIKYLDVDGDKVIGLGDQGLIGNPVPRLNYFANFRVAYKNFDIEALLQGTGKSDAVLYGMFAYPLDFSADGGIPTTYYANHYWTPERTDARFPRLNVTPANNKVSSDFWFQNGAYLRVKYVQLGYNFNTPFVKKLGVNSIRAYFNAQNPITFTSVKITDPESRGYQWTYGLVKLYTIGFSVKF
- a CDS encoding Gfo/Idh/MocA family protein, whose translation is MTVDKKDLTAGNSRRNFIKTTALAAAGFMIVPRHVLGGKGFLAPSDRLMVAAVGVGGKGQSNIAKIYNGGKSEIAFLCDVDDARAATTVKNFPKAKYYKDYREMLDKEGKRIDAVVVSTPDHNHALIAMAAMQLGKHVYVEKPLTHDIYEARKLREAAERYKVVTQMGNQGSSGEGVRQLQEWLDAGVIGKVHTVYCWTNRPTWPQGLLWPSTPGVIPSTLDWDLWLGTAPFKPYIEKLVPFNWRGWWDYGTGAIGDMGAHLVEPPVKVLGLGTPLDVQCSVGTLYLDEFKRGYYPDSCPPSSHVIMNFEKTKKTKGNLKLHWMDGGIKPERPEELAPNETFGDNGVLFEGTKGKMMCGVYGANPKLLPLSRNEKVHTKKTLARVPGDVDGHYTQWAEAAIAGYGKIELSSPFDIAGPLTETLLIANLAIRGTDVPRPKADGKIAYPGRDIKLIWDKENLKVTNFDEVNQYVKREYRKGWSLGI